The Abditibacteriaceae bacterium genome includes a window with the following:
- the ung gene encoding uracil-DNA glycosylase, with translation MLPSLPESWRALESEREQPYFALLEKFVESERAAHEIYPPQGQEFSALELTPPENVRVFILGQDPYHGPNQGHGLAFSVRPGITPPPSLANIFRELRDDIGCPAPRTGYLLPWAEQGVLMLNAVLTVRRGQANSHKGKGWEKFTDAVIRAVNAQDQPVVFVLWGGYAGKKASIIDENKHTILRSVHPSPLSAHNGFFGSKPFSQINAALRESGRGEINWCL, from the coding sequence ATGCTTCCTTCCCTTCCCGAATCATGGCGCGCGCTCGAAAGCGAGCGCGAACAGCCTTATTTTGCGCTTCTCGAAAAGTTCGTCGAAAGCGAACGTGCGGCGCATGAAATCTATCCGCCGCAAGGTCAGGAGTTTTCGGCGCTCGAATTGACGCCACCGGAAAACGTTCGCGTTTTTATTCTGGGCCAAGACCCGTATCACGGCCCAAATCAGGGGCACGGACTGGCGTTCTCGGTTCGGCCCGGCATCACGCCACCGCCTTCCCTCGCCAACATCTTCCGCGAGTTGCGCGATGACATCGGTTGTCCTGCTCCGCGCACCGGCTACTTATTGCCATGGGCAGAGCAGGGCGTCCTGATGCTCAATGCCGTTCTGACCGTGCGGCGCGGGCAGGCGAATTCGCACAAAGGCAAAGGCTGGGAGAAATTCACCGACGCCGTGATTCGCGCCGTGAATGCGCAGGACCAACCCGTAGTGTTTGTTTTGTGGGGCGGCTATGCCGGCAAAAAAGCAAGCATCATCGACGAAAACAAACACACGATTTTGCGCAGCGTTCATCCATCGCCGCTTTCGGCGCACAACGGTTTTTTCGGCTCCAAACCCTTTTCGCAAATCAATGCGGCGTTGCGTGAATCTGGACGCGGCGAAATCAATTGGTGCCTGTAG